The sequence TGCTTAACTTTTTTAATTAATCTATCTTTTTTCTTCATTGGAAAAACAGCCTCAATCTGTTTTTCCCTCCCACAATGCTACTTTTGGCAGTGGGAGCATATATTTCTTTCTAAAAAGTTAGAGACTTGGGACAAACCCCATCAACAAGGGCTTATCCCAAATGACAATAAATACTGACTTGAAGTCCGGTTGAGTCAGATGTATTTTGCCAAAACGGCAAAATGACTGCGTCTGACGCTAAATTGTTTGCATGCAAAGCGAGAATCAAAGCGAGAATAGTACTTCTCAGTACGTAAAAAGAATTTTTTTAGGGCAAGCCTCTTCAAAAAACGATGTCTGTAAACTATTGTCTTGTATTTTAGCTCAAAAACTCTTTTAAACTAACCTTCCTTCTTTATTCTTATGACGCTTATTTGTATCAAGACGTATGGTTGCGCACATAACATCGCCGATAGTGAAGTAATGGCACAATTCTTATCAGATGCGGGTTTTTCAGTTACGTTTGAGGATGATAAAAACGCAGACCTTATCGTGTACAACACCTGCACAGTCAAAAATCCCACTGATGATAAATTTTTCACGCAACTGCAGCGCGCAACAAAATCCGTAGTTATCACTGGCTGTATTCCGCAGTCACAAAAAAATGAAAACTGGCTCAAAAATCATGTCGCTGTTGGTGTTGATAGGCTTGATAAAATTGTTGAGGCAGTCAAAGCAAAACTTGCAGGTCAAATCGTGCAATTTTTAGAATCATCTTCGTTTCCTCCGACAAGAAACTTTCTGCCAACCAATCGTCAAAATCATTTCATCGCCATTATTCCTCTCTTGCAGGGTTGTTTAGGGAATTGTACATATTGTAAAACGAAAGCTGCTCGCGGCAATCTCAAAAGTTACGCTCCAGAAGACATTATTAAACAAATAAGGCTAGCAAAAAACGCAGGCGTTAAAGAAATGTGGCTCGTAAGTGAAGATAATGGCGCGTATGGTCTTGACACCAACACGACATTGCCAAATTTGTTGCGCGAAATTATAAAGTTTGAAAGCAAAGAAGAAGACGCTACCACTAACCAAATTTTTCCTGCCTTTCGTATCCGTCTGGGTATGTTAAATCCGCAATACGCATTCAAATATAAAGATGAACTTGCAGAAATTATGCAGCATCCTGTATTCTATAAATTTCTTCATATTCCTGTACAATGCGCTAGCAACAAAGTCCTTAAAGAAATGAATCGACCTTATACTATTGAGCAATTTACAAAAGCTCTTTTAACTATTCGCCAAGCTATTCCCAACTTCACGTTTGCAACAGACATCATCGCTGGTTATCCGACTGAAACTACTGATGACTTTCAAGAAACCATGAAACTTCTAGAGCAAGAAAACTTTGCAATACTTAATATCTCAAAATTTTATCCGCGTCCAAAAACGCCCGCAGCGAATCTAAAACTGTTACCAACTAAGGAAGTAAAGAGGAGAAGTAAAGCAGTTTCTGATTGGTTTAGTGAACAAAATAACAACGAGCACTATGTTGGGAAAATAGTTCGGGCACTTTTCACAAATCGTGGTAAAAATAATTCGTTTCTAGGCAGAACAAAAAATTATAAACAAGTTGTGGTGCAAACAGACAAAGATATTTTGGGCACCATGCAAAAAGTAAAAATCACCGGCACAACAAGGGATGACTTAAAAGGAGATTTAGTGTAAGTAGTTTAGCTTATTTTTTTTCTTTTTATTTTTTCTTCGCTCTTTTAATATGTGTTTCTTTAAGGAATAAAACATTTGGTATTCTAATTTCATCGCCGTTTTTTGTTACAAC comes from Candidatus Woesearchaeota archaeon and encodes:
- a CDS encoding tRNA (N(6)-L-threonylcarbamoyladenosine(37)-C(2))-methylthiotransferase: MTLICIKTYGCAHNIADSEVMAQFLSDAGFSVTFEDDKNADLIVYNTCTVKNPTDDKFFTQLQRATKSVVITGCIPQSQKNENWLKNHVAVGVDRLDKIVEAVKAKLAGQIVQFLESSSFPPTRNFLPTNRQNHFIAIIPLLQGCLGNCTYCKTKAARGNLKSYAPEDIIKQIRLAKNAGVKEMWLVSEDNGAYGLDTNTTLPNLLREIIKFESKEEDATTNQIFPAFRIRLGMLNPQYAFKYKDELAEIMQHPVFYKFLHIPVQCASNKVLKEMNRPYTIEQFTKALLTIRQAIPNFTFATDIIAGYPTETTDDFQETMKLLEQENFAILNISKFYPRPKTPAANLKLLPTKEVKRRSKAVSDWFSEQNNNEHYVGKIVRALFTNRGKNNSFLGRTKNYKQVVVQTDKDILGTMQKVKITGTTRDDLKGDLV